In Zingiber officinale cultivar Zhangliang chromosome 6A, Zo_v1.1, whole genome shotgun sequence, a single genomic region encodes these proteins:
- the LOC121996433 gene encoding alpha-humulene synthase-like, producing MEKQSTTPVSSNEDIVIRKTSKYHPSIWGDYFIHRATSPDLTEVSVRVEELKKQIKNLFRETSEILQIMNLIDAIQLLGLDYHFEKEIDGALSLISKHDAKNYELYETSLWFRLLRQHGFYVPPDVFNKFKDEEGNFMSTLNEDVKGLLSLYNAAYLRIHGEYILDEAILFTKNRLALSLDKLKQPLVILVSLFLETPLCQRNKRLLARKYIPIYQEEERRNEAVLEFAKLDFNLLQSIHQEELKKISIWWNDLALAKSLNFARDRIVECYYWILIVHFESQYSRARLICSKVVSLMSLMDDIYDNYSTLQESQLLTEAIQRWEPQAIDEVPEYLKDFYLKLLRTFKEFENELESDEKYRIPFLQDEIKALSRSYFIEAKWGIEKYVPTLEEHLSHSLVSTVYPVLICASYVGMDQVASKEVFEWVASFPKILKASTMIARLMNDLTSHKRERQRDQHAASTIECYMKEFATDEKEAYKNLMEMVEDAWKDHNKECLNPTQVPRLIIEKIVNFSRVLEEVYKYTDIYTNSNTTMKDNIYMLLVESVLI from the exons ATGGAGAAGCAATCAACCACCCCGGTTAGCAGCAATGAAGATATAGTAATTcgtaaaacatcaaaatatcatcCGAGTATTTGGGGTGATTATTTCATCCACCGCGCTACTTCTCCTGATCTCACAGAG GTGTCGGTTAGAGTGGAAGAGCTAAAGAAGCAAATAAAGAACCTGTTTCGAGAAACCAGTGAAATATTGCAAATTATGAATTTGATTGATGCAATTCAGTTGCTCGGATTGGATTATCACTTTGAGAAAGAAATAGATGGGGCGCTAAGTTTAATTTCCAAGCATGATGCTAAGAACTATGAACTTTATGAAACTTCTCTCTGGTTTCGATTACTTAGGCAACATGGTTTCTATGTGCCTCCAG ATGTTTTTAACAAGTTCAAGGATGAGGAAGGAAACTTCATGTCAACCTTGAATGAAGATGTGAAGGGTTTATTAAGCTTATACAATGCAGCTTATCTAAGGATACATGGGGAGTATATACTTGATGAAGCCATATTGTTTACAAAGAATAGACTTGCATTATCATTGGATAAACTTAAACAACCTTTAGTGATATTGGTGTCTCTTTTCCTTGAAACACCACTATGCCAGAGAAATAAACGGCTCTTGGCAAGAAAATATATCCCTATTTATCAAGAGGAGGAAAGGCGAAATGAAGCAGTATTAGAGTTTGCGAAGTTGGATTTTAATCTACTACAATCTATTCATCAAGAGGAACTAAAGAAAATATCAAT ATGGTGGAATGATCTAGCACTTGCTAAATCATTAAACTTTGCACGCGATCGAATTGTGGAGTGTTATTATTGGATACTTATTGTGCACTTTGAGTCTCAATATTCTCGTGCAAGATTAATTTGTAGCAAGGTTGTTTCATTGATGTCACTTATGGATGACATATATGATAATTATAGCACATTACAAGAGAGCCAACTATTGACTGAGGCAATTCAAAG GTGGGAACCTCAAGCCATTGATGAAGTGCCAGAATACTTAAAGGATTTCTATCTCAAATTACTAAGGACTTTCAAGGAATTCGAAAATGAACTAGAAAGTGATGAGAAATACCGCATACCATTTCTTCAAGATGAG ATAAAAGCTTTATCAAGGTCTTACTTCATAGAAGCCAAATGGGGCATTGAAAAATATGTGCCCACACTAGAGGAACATCTAAGTCATTCACTAGTCTCCACTGTATATCCTGTGCTCATCTGTGCCTCTTATGTAGGCATGGATCAAGTGGCATCGAAGGAGGTATTTGAGTGGGTTGCCAGCTTCCCCAAAATCCTTAAAGCCAGCACTATGATTGCTAGACTCATGAATGATTTAACTTCACATAAG CGTGAGCGACAAAGAGATCAGCATGCAGCTTCAACAATAGAATGTTATATGAAAGAGTTTGCCACAGATGAAAAAGAGGCTTATAAGAATCTTATGGAGATGGTGGAGGATGCATGGAAAGACCATAACAAAGAATGCCTCAATCCAACACAAGTACCTCGACTTATAATTgaaaaaatagtaaatttttCAAGAGTATTAGAAGAAGTATACAAGTACACCGACATATACACCAATTCCAACACTACAATGAAAGATAATATCTATATGTTGTTGGTTGAATCTGTTCTTATTTAA